Proteins from a genomic interval of Rubinisphaera italica:
- a CDS encoding DUF1501 domain-containing protein codes for MKMDSLISRRNMLGSSALGMGALSLQSLFSHDGLLAADSSSNSKHNQLPHFPGTAKRVIHFFLNGGPSHVDTFDHKPELARHAGKLLTNTLTTERKTGAAFPSPFKFRKYGESGLEVSELFSRTAEHIDDIAVIRSMYAQVPNHEPSLMLMNCGDSIQARPSVGSWVMYGLGSENQNLPGFVAMCPGGLPIKDNENWQAGFLPGAYQGTYIDSQHRELAKLIENIEHPHISSANQRQQLKLLQSWNLKHAEIRNDDRLEARIHAYELAFRMQIGAAEVFDLNQEPKHIQEMYGSGVHGRQTLIARRLLERGVRYVQLWHGAGQPWDNHDNIADNHRKLADQLDPAIAALLTDLKLRGMLEDTLVIWGGEFGRTPTVELTGGGESKLGRDHNHWGFSVWMAGGGIKGGTVYGATDEFGFKAVENPTSVHDLHATILHTLGFDHERLTYRYAGRDFRLTDVHGRVIREILT; via the coding sequence ATGAAAATGGATTCATTAATCTCTCGTCGAAACATGCTTGGTTCTTCGGCATTGGGAATGGGAGCATTGAGCCTTCAGTCATTGTTTAGTCACGATGGACTGCTTGCTGCTGACTCTTCGAGTAACTCAAAACATAATCAGCTTCCACACTTTCCCGGAACGGCCAAACGTGTGATCCATTTCTTTTTAAATGGAGGACCATCTCATGTTGACACCTTTGATCATAAGCCCGAACTGGCAAGACATGCAGGAAAGTTACTGACAAACACATTGACAACCGAACGCAAAACAGGAGCTGCTTTTCCATCGCCTTTCAAATTCCGGAAATATGGGGAATCGGGCCTCGAAGTCAGCGAACTTTTCTCTCGTACTGCTGAGCATATCGATGACATTGCTGTCATTCGTTCAATGTATGCTCAAGTCCCTAATCATGAACCATCGCTCATGCTCATGAATTGCGGAGACTCGATTCAGGCACGGCCAAGTGTTGGATCTTGGGTGATGTATGGCCTGGGAAGTGAGAACCAGAATCTGCCTGGCTTTGTCGCTATGTGTCCGGGAGGTTTGCCAATCAAAGACAATGAAAACTGGCAAGCTGGATTTTTGCCGGGAGCGTATCAGGGTACTTATATTGACTCACAACATCGAGAACTGGCGAAACTGATTGAAAACATTGAGCATCCCCATATCTCTTCGGCGAATCAGCGGCAGCAGTTAAAGCTTCTGCAAAGCTGGAATCTTAAACACGCAGAGATTCGCAATGATGATCGACTGGAAGCGCGCATCCACGCATATGAACTTGCGTTTCGAATGCAGATCGGGGCAGCCGAAGTCTTTGATTTGAATCAGGAACCGAAGCATATTCAAGAGATGTATGGAAGCGGAGTTCATGGACGGCAAACATTGATCGCACGTCGTCTACTGGAACGGGGAGTTCGCTATGTGCAGCTTTGGCATGGAGCAGGGCAACCTTGGGATAATCATGACAACATAGCAGATAATCATCGAAAATTGGCGGATCAACTTGATCCTGCAATTGCTGCCTTATTGACCGATCTCAAACTGCGGGGAATGCTAGAAGATACCTTGGTCATCTGGGGGGGAGAATTCGGCCGTACTCCCACGGTTGAGCTCACCGGCGGTGGCGAATCGAAATTAGGGCGTGATCACAATCACTGGGGATTCAGCGTCTGGATGGCCGGCGGGGGAATTAAAGGTGGTACCGTTTACGGAGCGACTGATGAGTTCGGTTTTAAAGCAGTCGAAAACCCAACGAGTGTCCATGATTTGCACGCAACAATCTTGCACACCCTGGGATTCGATCATGAACGTCTGACGTACCGATATGCCGGTCGTGACTTTCGACTGACCGATGTGCATGGACGCGTAATTCGGGAAATACTGACGTAA